A window of the Candidatus Thermoplasmatota archaeon genome harbors these coding sequences:
- a CDS encoding thioredoxin family protein, with amino-acid sequence MEQDRAKLERAVKEPKIQQLVEKGKITIIDFYTEWCPPCKLLSEALDRVKDKDVSVRRIDVDKEVELAAKIGIDAVPFVAVFDRAQKPFIAFTGYRDKEELRALIERARGR; translated from the coding sequence ATGGAGCAAGATAGAGCAAAATTAGAAAGAGCTGTTAAAGAGCCTAAAATTCAGCAATTAGTTGAGAAAGGCAAAATCACAATAATTGACTTCTATACAGAATGGTGCCCGCCTTGTAAACTACTGAGTGAAGCTTTGGATAGAGTAAAAGATAAAGATGTTTCTGTGAGAAGGATAGATGTAGATAAAGAAGTAGAGTTAGCTGCTAAAATAGGCATAGATGCAGTGCCTTTCGTTGCAGTATTTGACAGAGCTCAAAAGCCTTTTATCGCATTTACTGGCTATAGAGATAAGGAAGAGTTAAGAGCTTTGATTGAAAGAGCAAGAGGAAGGTAG
- a CDS encoding ferredoxin-thioredoxin reductase catalytic domain-containing protein has product MEKEELIAKLEKFAEEHEIGFSAQKSKLIEAILKNKGYCPCRRVKSPSTICPCAYALEEIKQQNKCLCGLFVKVRLK; this is encoded by the coding sequence ATGGAAAAAGAAGAATTGATTGCAAAACTAGAAAAATTTGCAGAAGAGCATGAGATTGGGTTTAGTGCGCAAAAATCGAAGTTAATAGAAGCGATACTGAAAAATAAAGGGTATTGTCCTTGCAGAAGAGTAAAAAGCCCTTCTACTATATGTCCCTGCGCTTACGCTCTTGAAGAAATTAAGCAACAAAATAAATGTTTATGCGGACTGTTTGTAAAAGTGAGGTTAAAATAA